The DNA region CGTAGTTGGTGCCACAGAAATAAGAGTCACGCTCCAGATAGTCCATGCGATCGGCATCAAGTTCACTCGAAACCAATTGAGACAGAATCGGACGGAAGTCGACACCGTTATCGATAAAGAAATCATCAGGGCAGTGCAGGGCCTTATCAATCAGGCAGGCAATGTAAATCGGCGCGATATCAGGAAAGTTTTTTTCAATCGTGCTGGAGATATTGGAATCAGTAACATACTTAATCGTATAGTCCTCGTGATTCGCACGGCGATTCTTATACATCACTGTGTGCGCAGTATCTGCGTACTTAAGCTCTTCATCATAGAGTTTGATTTTAAGTTCAGAAAGTTGAGGCATCACAGTTTCAGTTGTGTGAGAAAGCGGACCGTGGCCCACATCGTGTAGCAAAGCTGCCAAGCGAACAGTCTGGCGGAAGCGTGCTTTCACCGTAGGTTTTGAAAAAGGATAAATGCGGAAGATGGAATCAAAAACTCTTCCCACCAAATGCGCGACACCCACAGAGTGCAGATAGCGATTGTGAGTCGCGCCAGGAAAACTCATCTCAGAGAATCCTAATTGTTTGATGGCGCGAAGGCGTTGGTATTCAGCAGTATCCAAGATAGCGACTTCAGGCTCTGCATAATAAATAGAACCGTGAATAGGATCCCGAATCTCCACAAAAACCTCCGCGAATAGTGCAGACATATATATGTGGGCTAAAAAAGGGGGTGTCAATCAACCCAAATCGCCTTGTTTTTGGGGTCCGGTGTCGACACTAGCTGTAGCCATGAGACGTTTTTGCGGTTCTAGATATAGGTCCGGGGTTACATTGATATGTAGTAATTTCAACAAGTTACGCCGCGTCGAAGTTGGTTCAGTCCTGTTCTTTAGGCCAGAAATGCATTTTTTTGAGACGTATCACTTTAGGAATTTTGAGACACACCGATCAGTAAGGGGAGAAATGAACTACCCAACGGCACCAGTAAGGGGCCTCGAGTTTCAAGGATCGAAACTCGGTAAATCTTCAAGGAGGAGGAATTATGGGTTTGAGAATTAACACGAACACAGCTTCGTTGAATGCA from Bdellovibrio sp. GT3 includes:
- a CDS encoding HD domain-containing protein translates to MSALFAEVFVEIRDPIHGSIYYAEPEVAILDTAEYQRLRAIKQLGFSEMSFPGATHNRYLHSVGVAHLVGRVFDSIFRIYPFSKPTVKARFRQTVRLAALLHDVGHGPLSHTTETVMPQLSELKIKLYDEELKYADTAHTVMYKNRRANHEDYTIKYVTDSNISSTIEKNFPDIAPIYIACLIDKALHCPDDFFIDNGVDFRPILSQLVSSELDADRMDYLERDSYFCGTNYGKIDSHWLIQNMTFHRVEDKLYLAINRRALYSFDDFLISRHHMHLMVYGHHKSIIYEEMLNRYLTSPDCTFQLPGNIDEYTLYNDYRLHEHLRSANNPWAQRIAQRRPFKVLLEQHNTTESDRPELVKKALEKEGLEVIWASSHARLSKYHTASPEERASQIFVVDQLDPWSHPTPINQSTEIFRRYEGTRIIDRIYVAPEEFEKADKVLRNIKI